Proteins encoded together in one Sphingomonas radiodurans window:
- a CDS encoding N-acyl-D-amino-acid deacylase family protein — protein MHDLIIRNGTIVDGSGAAPYRGDVAIDGDRIVALGAVEGSARREIDATGKLVTPGWVDIHTHYDGQITWASRMDPSSTLGATTVVVGNCGVGFAPVRPQDHDTLIRLMEGVEDIPGAALHEGLSWEWESFGEYMDAIDQLPHDIDVAVQVPHGALRVYVMGQRGADRDPATPEENEEMRRLTAEAIRDGALGFSTTRTMVHRTADGDLTPTVRAARAEMEAIARGIADAGSGVIQWVSDFQDMDEEFSLVRDLTKIAGQPLSFSMVQADVVPNQWRQLTERLDASVAEGYPLKAQIAGRPVGLMLGLQGSVHPFISRPSYREIADLPLAEKVARMRDPDYRARLIAEMPMKDHPFVNSVAGAQHKMFRITDRVDYEPDPSTSLAAEGERLGLHPDELVYDALLEDEGRAFLFFPMHNYVEGNLDNVHAMITNPNTLSGLSDGGAHVGAICDVSLPTFMLTHWCRDRTRGPLLDLADTVKQQTRDTALAVGLEDRGLIAPGYLADVNVIDFDALELGKPYMVYDLPTGARRLMQKAKGYVATIKSGQVIYANDEATDLLPGKLIRGRQPAPVARPIREAVAA, from the coding sequence ATGCACGACCTGATCATTCGTAACGGTACGATCGTCGACGGCTCGGGCGCCGCGCCCTATCGCGGCGATGTCGCGATCGACGGGGACCGGATCGTCGCGCTCGGCGCTGTCGAAGGCTCCGCCCGGCGCGAGATCGACGCCACCGGCAAACTCGTCACCCCCGGCTGGGTCGACATCCATACGCATTACGACGGCCAGATCACGTGGGCCTCGCGAATGGATCCGTCCTCGACGCTCGGCGCGACGACCGTCGTCGTCGGCAATTGCGGGGTCGGCTTCGCCCCCGTCCGCCCGCAGGATCACGACACGCTGATCCGCCTGATGGAAGGCGTCGAGGACATCCCCGGCGCCGCGCTGCACGAAGGGCTGTCGTGGGAGTGGGAGAGCTTCGGCGAGTACATGGACGCCATCGACCAGCTGCCGCACGACATCGACGTCGCTGTCCAGGTGCCGCACGGCGCGCTACGCGTCTATGTGATGGGCCAGCGCGGCGCCGACCGCGATCCTGCCACGCCGGAAGAAAACGAAGAAATGCGCCGGCTGACCGCCGAAGCGATCCGCGACGGCGCACTCGGCTTCTCCACCACGCGCACGATGGTCCACCGCACAGCTGACGGCGATCTTACCCCTACCGTCCGCGCCGCGCGTGCGGAAATGGAGGCGATCGCCCGCGGCATTGCCGACGCCGGATCGGGCGTGATTCAGTGGGTCTCCGATTTTCAGGACATGGACGAGGAATTCAGCCTCGTGCGCGACCTGACGAAGATTGCCGGCCAGCCGCTCAGTTTCTCGATGGTCCAGGCAGACGTCGTCCCCAACCAGTGGCGCCAGCTGACCGAGCGACTCGATGCCTCGGTCGCCGAGGGCTATCCGCTCAAGGCGCAGATCGCCGGCCGTCCGGTCGGGCTGATGCTCGGGCTGCAGGGTTCTGTCCATCCCTTCATCAGCCGGCCGAGCTATCGCGAGATCGCCGATCTACCGCTCGCCGAGAAGGTCGCCCGGATGCGTGACCCAGACTATCGCGCGCGGCTGATCGCCGAGATGCCGATGAAGGATCACCCCTTCGTCAACTCGGTCGCCGGCGCGCAGCACAAGATGTTCCGCATCACCGACCGCGTCGATTACGAGCCCGATCCTTCGACCAGCCTCGCCGCCGAGGGCGAGCGGCTCGGCCTCCACCCCGACGAGCTCGTCTATGATGCGCTGCTGGAGGACGAAGGCCGCGCCTTCCTGTTCTTCCCGATGCACAATTACGTCGAAGGCAATCTCGACAACGTCCACGCGATGATCACCAATCCCAATACGCTATCCGGCCTGTCGGACGGCGGCGCGCACGTCGGCGCGATCTGCGACGTCAGCCTGCCCACCTTCATGCTCACACACTGGTGCCGCGATCGCACACGCGGCCCGCTGCTCGACCTTGCGGACACCGTGAAGCAACAGACCCGCGACACCGCGCTCGCCGTCGGCCTCGAGGATCGCGGGTTGATCGCGCCCGGCTATCTCGCCGACGTCAACGTGATCGATTTCGACGCGCTCGAACTCGGCAAGCCGTACATGGTCTATGATCTGCCGACCGGCGCGCGCCGCCTGATGCAGAAGGCCAAGGGCTAT
- a CDS encoding nitroreductase family protein: MQATAAIDQVSRDDSDVLYDLLRERRSVRGFKPDPVPAALLERVLDMAQLAPSNCNVQPWTAHVVSGGAAERMRTVLHDAAKSGTKMTPDFPLTGAYPGHYRGRQIDAAKSLFAATNVAREDVAARTESFLRNFLFFDAPHAMFLFIPAWAGMREAADCGMYAQSFMLALTANGLASCAQGALSHHAEIVHRELGVGDDQKLLFGIAFGYEDAAHPANAARTVRDRDHVLHD; this comes from the coding sequence ATGCAGGCGACGGCAGCGATCGATCAGGTGAGCCGCGACGACAGCGACGTACTTTACGACCTGCTGCGCGAGCGGCGTTCGGTGCGCGGGTTCAAGCCCGATCCGGTGCCCGCGGCACTGCTTGAGCGCGTGCTCGACATGGCGCAGCTTGCGCCGTCGAACTGCAACGTCCAGCCGTGGACGGCGCACGTGGTTTCGGGCGGTGCGGCCGAGCGGATGCGGACCGTGCTGCACGATGCTGCGAAGAGCGGCACCAAGATGACGCCGGACTTTCCTCTGACCGGCGCATACCCGGGCCATTATCGCGGGCGGCAGATCGACGCCGCGAAATCGCTGTTCGCGGCGACGAACGTGGCGCGCGAGGATGTGGCGGCGCGGACCGAGTCGTTCCTGCGCAACTTCCTCTTCTTCGATGCGCCGCACGCGATGTTCCTCTTCATCCCGGCGTGGGCGGGGATGCGCGAGGCGGCGGATTGCGGGATGTATGCGCAGTCGTTCATGCTGGCGCTGACCGCCAATGGTCTCGCCTCGTGTGCGCAAGGCGCGCTGAGCCATCATGCCGAGATCGTGCATCGCGAGCTGGGGGTGGGGGACGATCAGAAGCTGCTGTTCGGCATCGCCTTTGGCTATGAGGACGCGG